The following are encoded in a window of Lagenorhynchus albirostris chromosome 3, mLagAlb1.1, whole genome shotgun sequence genomic DNA:
- the LOC132517906 gene encoding nuclear cap-binding protein subunit 2-like has translation MALDKMRETACGFCFVEHCSRADTENATWYVNGMRLDERIIRTDWDTGFKEGRQYGRGRSGGHVRDEYRQDYDAGRGGYGKLAQNL, from the coding sequence ATGGCTCTGGATAAAATGAGGGAAACAGCATGTGGGTTCTGCTTTGTGGAACACTGTTCAAGAGCAGATACAGAAAATGCCACGTGGTACGTAAATGGGATGCGTCTGGATGAGCGGATCATTCGCACAGACTGGGACACAGGCTTTAAGGAGGGCAGGCAGTATGGCCGTGGGCGTTCTGGAGGCCATGTACGAGATGAGTATCGTCAGGACTATGATGCTGGGAGAGGAGGCTATGGAAAACTGGCCCAAAACCTGTGA